GCGGGGCCTGCGCTTCAACCCCGCGAAGCTCGTCATCGACCCGTACGCCAAGGCGATCGCGGGCGAGGTGGACTGGAGCGCGCCGGTCTTCGGCTACAAGCTGGGCGGCAGCAACGAAGACTTCGACAGGGACGATCAGGACAGCGCGTGGGGCATGCCGAAGGGCGTCGTCGCGAACACGCTGTTCGACTGGCAGTACGACCGACCGCCGGGTACGCCGCTGCACGACTCGGTGATCTACGAGGTGCACGTCAAGGGTTTCACGGCCACGCACTCCGAAGTCCCCGAGGAGTACCGCGGCACCTATGCCGGCCTCGCCGCACCGCCCGTGATCGAGTACCTCAGGAAGCTCGGCGTAACCGCCATCGAGCTGCTGCCCGAGCACGACTTCCTCGACGACAAGCACCTCGTCGAGCGCGGGCTCCGCAACTACTGGGGCTACAACACCACCAACTTCTTCGCGCCCGATGCGCGCTACTGCAGCAGCGGCGATCGCGGTGAGCAGGTTGCCGAGTTCAAGACCATGGTCCGTGCACTGCACAGTGCCGGCATCGAAGTCATCCTCGACGTCGTCTACAACCATACGTCAGAGGGCAACCACCTCGGCCCCACGCTCAGCTTCAAGGGGATCGACAATCTCAGCTACTACCGGCTCGTCGATGGGGATCCCCGCCATTACATGGACTACACCGGCACCGGCAACTCCCTGAACGCGCAGAGTCCGCAGGCGCTCAAGCTGATCATGGATTCGCTGCGCTACTGGGTGCTGGAGATGCACGTCGACGGCTTCCGCTTCGATCTCGCGAGTGCGCTCGCGCGCGAGCTGCACGACGTCGATCGCCTTGGGTCGTTCTTTGACATCATCCACCAGGACCCGGTGCTGTCCCGCGTGAAGCTGATCGCCGAGCCCTGGGACGTGGGGAGCGGCGGCTACCAGGTCGGTAACTTCCCCGTGCTCTGGGCGGAGTGGAACGACAAGTACCGCGACACCGTGCGCCGCTTCTGGCGCGGCGACCAGCACCAGCTCGGCGACCTCGCCTACCGCCTGACAGGCAGCAGCGATCTGTACATGAACGACGGCCGCCGACCGTACGCCTCCATCAACTTCATCACCGCGCATGACGGCTTCACGCTGCACGACGTGGTCAGCTACGAACAGAAGCACAACGAGGCGAACGGCGAGGAGAACCGGGACGGGCACAATGAGAACCTGTCCTGCAACTACGGTGTGGAGGGGCCGACGGACGATTCTGCCGTGATCGAGGTGCGCGAGCGCCAGAAGCGCAACATGCTTGCGACACTGCTGCTCTCGCAGGGCGTGCCGATGATCAATGGCGGCGACGAGATCGGCCGCACGCAGAACGGCAACAACAACGCGTATGCGCAGGACAACGAGATCTCCTGGTACGACTGGAACCTCGACGAGGACCAGCGCTCACTCCTCGACTTCACCCGCCGCATCATCGCGTTCCGACGCGCACACCCGACGCTCCACCGGCGTCACTTCTTCCAGG
The DNA window shown above is from Longimicrobiales bacterium and carries:
- the glgX gene encoding glycogen debranching protein GlgX, whose translation is MQWRILPGGMRPLGATWDGSGVNFAIYSRHASRVDLVLFDARDPAQEIATLTLPERTAHVWHGYVPGVQPGQLYGYRVHGEYAPERGLRFNPAKLVIDPYAKAIAGEVDWSAPVFGYKLGGSNEDFDRDDQDSAWGMPKGVVANTLFDWQYDRPPGTPLHDSVIYEVHVKGFTATHSEVPEEYRGTYAGLAAPPVIEYLRKLGVTAIELLPEHDFLDDKHLVERGLRNYWGYNTTNFFAPDARYCSSGDRGEQVAEFKTMVRALHSAGIEVILDVVYNHTSEGNHLGPTLSFKGIDNLSYYRLVDGDPRHYMDYTGTGNSLNAQSPQALKLIMDSLRYWVLEMHVDGFRFDLASALARELHDVDRLGSFFDIIHQDPVLSRVKLIAEPWDVGSGGYQVGNFPVLWAEWNDKYRDTVRRFWRGDQHQLGDLAYRLTGSSDLYMNDGRRPYASINFITAHDGFTLHDVVSYEQKHNEANGEENRDGHNENLSCNYGVEGPTDDSAVIEVRERQKRNMLATLLLSQGVPMINGGDEIGRTQNGNNNAYAQDNEISWYDWNLDEDQRSLLDFTRRIIAFRRAHPTLHRRHFFQGREIKGTDVKDVMWFGPSGDEMTEEEWQAPDTRAVAIRLDGREIGETDALGTPLLDDHLLIILNASPDTVRFCVPETLRTGDWRVRFDTCHTLPPDIGSRSEIDVAGRSLVVLSQSIEEE